A window from Acidobacteriota bacterium encodes these proteins:
- the secD gene encoding protein translocase subunit SecD: MTSNLRWKLIAIVAVIALAVAAFYPPTEKVRLGLDLKGGVHLVLRVQTDDALKVETETSAERLRDELSRQGVSVSNVVADDIRSFRVEGVPGDRDADFRRVAEEWVGQLFDRSSSAGGAYTFALKPAQITRLRQDAVAQALQTIERRVNELGVAEPIVAPHGDGDQILVQMPGVTDVSRAKEIIRSTALLELKIVEDGPAPTRESLLASRGGQVPGDLEVVPGAAEAGGVGPVYYLVKRVAGITGRDLRNAKPSLDENNQPAVSFSLNQQGADKFGQLTAQNIGRQLAIILDGRVQSAPTIEGRIYDEGRISGSFTSQEVQDLSLTLRSGALPASLTYLEERTVGPSLGADSIRAGVMASLIGLGFVTLFMLAFYKFSGVNALLSISLNLVILLGFMAYIGAVMTLPGIAGFILTIGMGVDSNVLIFERIKEELGAGKSARAAVAAGFDRVFLTILDTHVASLISAAFLFQFGTGPIRGFATTLFFGLLANVFTAVFASRTLFELILSRRPQAAKLSI; the protein is encoded by the coding sequence ATGACTAGCAACCTTCGCTGGAAGCTGATCGCCATCGTCGCGGTGATCGCGCTGGCCGTCGCGGCCTTCTATCCACCCACGGAAAAGGTCAGGCTCGGCCTCGACCTGAAGGGCGGTGTCCACCTCGTCCTCCGCGTCCAGACAGACGATGCGCTCAAGGTGGAGACGGAGACGAGCGCGGAACGCCTCCGTGACGAGCTGTCACGCCAGGGCGTGTCTGTCTCGAACGTCGTCGCCGACGACATCCGGTCGTTCCGCGTGGAAGGCGTGCCGGGTGACCGCGACGCGGACTTCCGCCGCGTGGCGGAGGAGTGGGTCGGGCAGCTGTTCGACAGGTCCTCGTCGGCGGGTGGGGCGTACACGTTCGCGCTGAAGCCGGCGCAGATCACGCGGCTGCGGCAGGACGCCGTGGCGCAGGCGCTGCAGACGATCGAGCGGCGCGTCAACGAACTCGGCGTTGCCGAGCCCATCGTCGCGCCGCACGGCGACGGCGACCAGATCCTCGTGCAGATGCCGGGCGTCACCGATGTCTCCCGCGCGAAGGAGATCATCAGGTCGACGGCACTGCTCGAGCTCAAGATCGTCGAGGACGGTCCGGCTCCCACGCGCGAGTCGCTGCTGGCGTCGCGCGGCGGGCAGGTACCCGGTGACCTCGAGGTCGTGCCCGGCGCGGCGGAGGCCGGCGGCGTGGGCCCCGTGTACTACCTCGTGAAGCGCGTGGCCGGCATCACGGGCCGCGACCTGCGCAACGCGAAGCCGTCGCTCGACGAGAACAACCAGCCGGCCGTGTCGTTCTCGCTCAACCAGCAGGGTGCCGACAAGTTCGGTCAGCTCACCGCACAGAACATCGGTCGCCAGCTGGCGATCATCCTGGACGGCCGCGTGCAGAGCGCGCCGACGATCGAAGGACGCATCTACGACGAGGGCCGGATCTCCGGGTCGTTCACCTCGCAGGAGGTGCAGGACCTGTCGCTCACGCTGCGGTCGGGCGCGCTGCCGGCCAGCCTCACCTATCTCGAGGAACGCACCGTTGGTCCGTCGCTCGGCGCCGACTCCATCCGCGCCGGCGTGATGGCGTCGCTCATCGGCCTCGGGTTCGTCACGCTGTTCATGCTCGCGTTCTACAAGTTCTCGGGCGTCAACGCGCTGCTGTCCATCTCGCTCAACCTGGTCATCCTGCTCGGCTTCATGGCGTACATCGGTGCGGTGATGACGCTGCCGGGGATCGCGGGCTTCATCCTGACGATCGGCATGGGCGTGGACTCCAACGTGCTCATCTTCGAGCGCATCAAGGAGGAACTCGGCGCCGGCAAGTCGGCACGCGCGGCGGTGGCCGCCGGGTTCGACCGCGTGTTTCTCACCATTCTCGATACGCACGTGGCGTCGCTCATCTCGGCGGCGTTCCTGTTCCAGTTCGGCACGGGCCCGATTCGCGGGTTCGCGACCACGCTGTTCTTCGGACTGCTCGCCAATGTGTTCACGGCCGTGTTCGCGTCGCGGACCCTGTTCGAACTCATCCTGTCGCGCCGTCCGCAGGCCGCGAAGCTGAGCATCTGA
- the tgt gene encoding tRNA guanosine(34) transglycosylase Tgt, protein MPGAFAFTLTARDGKARSGRLQTPHGDVETPAFMPVGTRGAVRGVTQRTLEEAGASIVLANTYHLYLRPGDDLIAERGGLHRFIGWPGPILTDSGGYQIFSLGPLVKISEAGARFQSHHDGSRHELTPERVVDIQAQLGPDIAMVLDECLAAPASEAATAASLDLTLRWARRARDRFEQLRAGPVDGVTVSNPGQAQFGIVQGGIYPHLREKSAAALRAIGFESYAIGGLSVGESVETMYDVVAHTAPLLPEDTPRYLMGTGMPDDLVECVARGIDMFDCVLPTRNARNGQVFTPDGPINLRNARFARDDRPIDETCPCDTCRRHSRAYLRHLFQNREMNGGTLASVHNLVFYLDTLRRIRQAIGFGSFEQFRQDFHRRFSRTPLSS, encoded by the coding sequence ATGCCCGGCGCCTTCGCGTTCACGCTGACAGCCCGGGACGGCAAGGCCCGTTCGGGCCGCCTGCAGACGCCTCACGGCGACGTGGAGACGCCGGCTTTCATGCCGGTGGGGACGCGCGGTGCCGTCCGCGGGGTCACCCAGCGAACCCTCGAAGAGGCCGGCGCGTCGATCGTCCTCGCCAACACCTATCACCTCTATCTCCGTCCCGGCGACGACCTGATCGCCGAACGCGGCGGTCTCCACCGCTTCATCGGCTGGCCGGGCCCGATCCTCACCGACAGCGGCGGCTACCAGATCTTCAGCCTCGGCCCGCTCGTGAAGATCAGCGAGGCCGGGGCTCGATTCCAGTCACACCACGACGGCTCGCGGCACGAGCTCACGCCCGAACGCGTGGTCGACATCCAGGCGCAACTCGGACCCGACATCGCGATGGTGCTCGACGAGTGTCTCGCGGCGCCCGCGAGCGAGGCGGCCACGGCGGCGTCACTGGACCTCACTCTCCGCTGGGCGCGGCGCGCGCGCGACCGGTTCGAGCAGTTGCGGGCCGGGCCGGTCGATGGCGTGACGGTGTCCAACCCCGGCCAGGCGCAGTTCGGCATCGTGCAGGGCGGGATCTACCCGCACCTGCGCGAGAAGAGCGCCGCCGCGCTCCGGGCCATCGGGTTCGAGTCGTACGCGATCGGCGGCCTCAGCGTGGGCGAGTCGGTCGAAACGATGTACGACGTGGTGGCGCACACGGCGCCGCTCCTGCCCGAGGACACGCCGCGGTACCTGATGGGCACCGGCATGCCCGACGACCTGGTGGAGTGCGTGGCACGCGGCATCGACATGTTCGACTGCGTGCTGCCGACGCGCAACGCGCGCAACGGCCAGGTATTCACGCCCGACGGTCCGATCAACCTGCGCAACGCCCGCTTCGCGCGTGACGATCGGCCCATCGACGAGACGTGTCCGTGCGACACCTGCCGCCGTCATTCGCGGGCCTATCTGCGGCACCTGTTCCAGAACCGCGAGATGAACGGTGGCACGCTCGCAAGTGTCCACAACCTCGTCTTTTACCTTGACACCCTCCGGCGGATCCGACAGGCTATCGGTTTCGGGTCGTTCGAGCAGTTCAGACAGGATTTTCACCGCCGCTTCTCCCGAACACCCCTGAGTTCCTGA
- the yajC gene encoding preprotein translocase subunit YajC has product MSVPSSLAMAAPADPNASPWLSLLPFVVILGIFYAMVLLPMKRRQQKVANFQGGLKLGDKVITTGGMYGTITRLGEQHVQLQIAPNVRIDVARAAVGGYQGQDPVVVAEQGNA; this is encoded by the coding sequence ATGTCCGTCCCGTCGTCGCTCGCCATGGCGGCCCCCGCCGATCCCAACGCGAGCCCCTGGCTGTCGCTGCTGCCCTTCGTCGTCATTCTCGGCATCTTCTACGCCATGGTGCTGCTGCCGATGAAGAGACGGCAGCAAAAGGTCGCCAACTTCCAGGGTGGCCTGAAGCTGGGCGACAAGGTCATCACCACGGGCGGCATGTACGGCACGATCACGCGTCTCGGGGAGCAGCACGTACAGTTACAGATCGCCCCCAACGTGCGCATCGACGTGGCCCGCGCGGCCGTCGGCGGTTATCAGGGGCAGGACCCCGTCGTCGTGGCCGAGCAGGGCAACGCGTAA
- the secF gene encoding protein translocase subunit SecF, with the protein MELFTNAHYNFTRWRWHALAFSAILVVAGIVQTARLGLPLGIDFSGGTIVIAKFQQATSEDTVRTALDSIPGEKVVQQYGNPDAHEILIRLPQVEQTEEGTSLEAGARQLTDALRAANVGAFEVINTEIVGPVIGKDLQRKGIYATFASIIGIALYIAFRFRPSFAIGAIAATLHDVIVTLAVLAFCGYELSLNVIAAILTITGYSVNDTIVIFDRVRENFRTMRGAALEQQVNTAVNQTLSRTLITAGTTFLAVFALFLLGGEVLEGFAFTMLIGIVSGTYSTIFIASAIAIALSKSEMKPSGPAQAATPARAAAERARRRERRNA; encoded by the coding sequence ATGGAACTGTTCACCAACGCCCACTACAACTTCACCAGGTGGCGCTGGCATGCGCTGGCCTTCTCGGCGATTCTCGTCGTGGCCGGCATCGTGCAGACAGCGCGGCTCGGGCTCCCGCTCGGCATCGACTTCTCGGGCGGCACGATCGTCATCGCCAAGTTCCAGCAGGCCACGTCCGAAGACACGGTGCGGACCGCGCTCGACAGCATCCCCGGCGAGAAGGTCGTCCAGCAGTACGGCAATCCCGACGCGCACGAAATCCTGATCCGCCTGCCGCAGGTGGAGCAGACCGAGGAAGGCACGAGTCTCGAGGCCGGTGCGCGCCAACTCACCGACGCCCTGCGCGCCGCCAACGTCGGCGCGTTCGAGGTGATCAACACCGAGATCGTCGGCCCCGTGATCGGCAAGGACCTGCAGCGCAAGGGCATCTACGCGACGTTCGCGAGCATCATCGGCATCGCGCTCTACATCGCGTTCCGCTTCAGGCCCTCGTTCGCGATCGGCGCCATCGCGGCCACGCTGCACGACGTGATCGTCACGCTCGCGGTGCTGGCCTTCTGCGGCTACGAACTCTCGCTCAACGTCATCGCGGCCATCCTGACCATCACGGGTTACTCCGTGAACGACACCATCGTCATCTTCGATCGCGTGCGCGAGAACTTCAGGACCATGCGCGGCGCGGCGCTGGAGCAGCAGGTCAACACGGCGGTCAACCAGACGCTCAGCCGGACGTTGATCACGGCGGGTACCACGTTCCTGGCCGTGTTCGCGTTGTTCCTCTTGGGCGGCGAGGTGCTCGAAGGCTTCGCCTTCACGATGCTCATCGGCATCGTGAGCGGCACCTACTCCACCATCTTCATCGCGTCGGCGATCGCCATCGCGCTCAGCAAGAGCGAAATGAAGCCGTCGGGGCCGGCGCAGGCGGCCACGCCCGCGCGTGCGGCGGCCGAGCGCGCGCGTCGCCGCGAGCGGCGCAACGCGTAA
- a CDS encoding D-alanine--D-alanine ligase, whose protein sequence is MKKLRVGVVYGGRSGEHEVSIASAAAVMANLDRARYEAVPIRIDRDGRWSLADKPPSAASASEVIEQTRAELKALRAGREVHLLARPSEETILTIDRSRGRGDDEAHAVVTGVGLDAIFPVLHGPHGEDGTVQGLLELANVPYVGCGVLASAVGMDKALMKRVFGAAGLPQCAYVVVSRQRVLAEPAVVAEELADALGLPVFVKPANLGSSVGISKARTVETLVDALELAAEYDRKVVVEAAVPHAREIEVAVLGNDEPRASVPGEIVPSREFYDYEAKYLDSGSRLAIPADVPADLGARLQTLALDAFRAIDGAGLSRVDFLVDGESGEVFVNEINTMPGFTTISMYSKLWAASGLAYPDLVDRLLQLALERHAEKQQLRVSAF, encoded by the coding sequence TTGAAGAAACTCCGCGTAGGCGTTGTCTACGGTGGTCGCTCCGGCGAGCACGAAGTCTCGATCGCCTCGGCAGCCGCCGTCATGGCCAACCTGGATCGCGCGCGCTACGAAGCGGTGCCGATCCGTATCGACAGGGACGGCCGGTGGTCGCTGGCCGACAAGCCGCCGTCCGCCGCGTCGGCCTCCGAAGTGATCGAGCAGACGCGCGCCGAGCTGAAGGCGCTGCGCGCCGGCCGGGAGGTTCATCTCCTGGCGCGACCGAGCGAGGAGACCATCCTCACCATCGACAGGTCACGCGGCCGTGGCGATGACGAGGCGCACGCCGTGGTCACGGGTGTCGGGCTCGACGCGATCTTCCCGGTACTGCACGGACCGCACGGCGAAGACGGCACGGTGCAGGGCCTGCTCGAACTGGCCAACGTGCCGTACGTCGGCTGCGGCGTACTCGCCTCGGCCGTCGGCATGGACAAGGCACTCATGAAGCGCGTGTTCGGAGCGGCGGGCCTGCCGCAGTGCGCCTACGTCGTCGTGTCGCGGCAGCGTGTCCTCGCGGAACCGGCCGTCGTCGCCGAGGAACTCGCGGACGCGCTCGGCCTGCCGGTGTTCGTCAAGCCGGCCAATCTCGGGTCGAGCGTGGGCATCTCGAAGGCACGCACGGTCGAGACGCTCGTAGACGCGCTCGAGCTCGCCGCCGAGTACGACCGCAAGGTGGTGGTGGAAGCGGCGGTGCCGCACGCGCGAGAGATCGAGGTCGCGGTGCTCGGCAACGACGAGCCGCGCGCATCGGTGCCCGGCGAGATCGTCCCGTCGCGCGAGTTCTATGACTACGAGGCGAAGTACCTGGACAGCGGGAGCCGCCTCGCGATTCCCGCGGACGTGCCCGCCGACCTCGGAGCGCGGCTGCAGACGCTGGCCCTCGACGCGTTCCGCGCGATCGACGGCGCGGGCCTGAGTCGCGTCGACTTCCTCGTCGATGGCGAGAGCGGCGAGGTGTTCGTCAACGAGATCAACACGATGCCCGGCTTCACGACGATCAGCATGTACAGCAAGCTGTGGGCCGCGAGCGGACTCGCGTATCCCGATCTCGTCGATCGCCTCCTCCAACTCGCGCTCGAACGCCACGCCGAGAAGCAGCAGCTCCGCGTCTCGGCGTTCTGA